The genome window CTTCTCCGTTTAATTTTACTGTGTCAATACCAAAGTGAACAATTAACTCAAGTCCGTTAGAAACTTCAAAACTAACTGCGTGGTTAGTAGCGAAAATATCAATTTCACCAGCTACAGGTGAGCATATAGCTCCCTCAGTAGGGTCGATTCCACATCCGTCTCCAATCATTTTTTGAGAGAAAGCGTCATCTGGTATTTCGCTTAAAGGAATAACTTTTCCGTTTAATGGTGAGTAAATATTGAACCACTCATCCTCTTTTTTCTTTTTAAAGAAATCAAATAATCCCATAGTCAAATCTCCTTTCAAATTAAATGCGAAACATATGTAGTATTATTTCACATTTAGTTCATTAAATCAATAATATTTTTAAAGAAAAGCATACAAAGAATAAAAGAAAACTCTATGTACTATAAATAAATTATATCATAA of Cetobacterium sp. ZOR0034 contains these proteins:
- a CDS encoding PTS glucose transporter subunit IIA encodes the protein MGLFDFFKKKKEDEWFNIYSPLNGKVIPLSEIPDDAFSQKMIGDGCGIDPTEGAICSPVAGEIDIFATNHAVSFEVSNGLELIVHFGIDTVKLNGEGFTRVAEPGSTVEVKDELIKYDLAYIKENAKSTKTPVIIANMDQVEALEVVASGDVKIGDLLMRVKIKK